CCTTGTACTCTGTCTAGTCTGTTGCTCTCCCCTGCAGTGTGAATTAGACAACCTCCTAGCTGCTGGTTCTGCTTCTATAATGGCTTTAGTCAGAGATGTGTGCCGTTAGTATTTGGTCCACTTCAACCCTATACAGTAGGTGCTGCTGTGTAGATAGGGCTCTGCTTGTTATTACCAGGTGTTTTGTGGAAGACTAAACACTGAAGTGTTCAGTTAGTACCTTGTTTCCTGTCCTGGGCCTTGAGGGCCTTTTCATTCTACAAGATGtaattatatagagccattagtCAAATGGAATCATTATTACTTATCTGGTCAGAGATAGTCCCTTTCAGATGAGCTGAAAGAGGTTTGCCTTGTCACAGATACACTCAAGGTCTAAGGGTGGGAAACACTGTGCTTTatggcagggtttcccaaactcggtcatccccaaataatcaaagcttgatgttggttatttgaatcagctgtgtagtgctgggaCAAAACTAAAACATGCACCCGGGGGGGTGGGGgtcccaggactgagtttgggaaacccagCTTTATGGCATCACGTACGTTTGTTGTTCTCTTGTACACTGTGAGGACGAAGCCTTGTATTTTTGATAGAACAATCAATCAATTTGTTTCTAATGATTGGCTGCTTTCCCTCAGAAATTGTCAAACGTCTACTGCCCCGTCCCCGAAGGCTGCTGCTATTGGTGAACCCCTTCAGTGGGAGAGGCCAGGCTATGCAGTGGTGTCAGACACACATCCTGCCAATGATCAGAGAGGCTAACATCAGCTACaacctgatacagacaggtaacacacaccgtaATGCCAGCTACaacctgatacagacaggtaacacacaccgtaATGCCAACTACaacctgatacagacaggtaacacaccgtAATGTCGGCTACaacctgatacagacaggtaacacacaccgtaACGTCAGCTCTGCaacctgatacagacaggtaGCACACACCGTAACATCAGCTACaacctgatacagacaggtaGCACACACCGTAACATCAGCTACTacctgatacagacaggtaacacacaccgtaACATCAGCTCTGCAAActgatacagacaggtaacacacactttAACGTCAGCTACaacctgatacagacaggtaacacacactgtaACGTCAGCTCTACaacctgatacagacaggtaacacacaccgtaACATCAGCTCTACaacctgatacagacaggtaacacacaccgtaACATCAGCCACaacctgatacagacaggtaacacacactggaACATCAGCTACaacctgatacagacaggtaacacacactgtaACATCAGCTCTGCaacctgatacagacaggtaacacacaccttAACGTCAGCTCTGCaacctgatacagacaggtaacacacactgtaACGTCAGCTCTACaacctgatacagacaggtaacacacactgtaACATCAGCTCTGCaacctgatacagacaggtaGCACACACCGTAACGTCAGCTACACcctgatacagacaggtaacacacaccgtaACGTCAGCTACaacctgatacagacaggtaGCACACACCGTAACGTCAGCTACaacctgatacagacaggtaGCACACACCGTAACGTCAGCTACaacctgatacagacaggtaacacactaaTGTCAGCTACAACCTAatacagacaggtaacacacaccgtaACGTCAGCTACAacctgatacagacaggtgaCACACACCGTAACGTCAGCTACaacctgatacagacaggtaGCACACTGTAATGTCAGCTACAACCTAatacagacaggtaacacacaccgtaACGTCAGCTCTGCAACCTGATACACACAGGTAGCACACACCGTAACGTCAGCTCTGCaacctgatacagacaggtaacacacaccgtaACGTCAGCTCTGCaacctgatacagacaggtaacacacaccgtaACATCAGCTCTGCAACCTGatagacaggtaacacacaccgtaATGTTAACTCTACaacctgatacagacaggtaacacaAACCGTAACATCAGCTACaacctgatacagacaggtaacacacaccgtaACATCAGCTCTGCaacctgatacagacaggtaacacacaccgtaATGTTAGCTCTACaacctgatacagacaggtaacacacaccttAACATCAGCTCTGCAACCTCAGCCGTTAACCGGTATCACACACCGTAACATCAGCTACAACCTGATactgacaggtaacacacaccgtaACATCAGCTCTGCAACCTCAGTCGTTAACCGGTATCACACACCGTAACATCAGCTACAACCTGATactgacaggtaacacacaccgtaACATCAGCTCTGCAACCTCAGTCGTTAACCGGTATCACACACCGTAACATCAGCTACAACCTGATactgacaggtaacacacaccgtaACATCAGCTCTGCAACCTCAGTCGTTAACCGGTATCACACACATGGGTACAACCTcctaacaacacatctccttttgTTCTCAGAGCGACAGAACCATGCCAGAGAGTTGATCAAAGAGATCTCCCTGCCTCAGTGGGACGGCATCATCATCGTCTCTGGAGATGGCCTGCTGCACGaggtgggtgggggtgtgtgtgtgtgtgtgtgtgtgtgtgtgtgtgtgtgtctgactctgctctgcttttctctctccAGGTGATCAATGGTTTGATGGAGCGTCCAGACTGGGAACTAGCAATAAAGACACCTGTAGGTATCCTTCCCTGTGGCTCTGGAAATGCCCTGGCTGGCTCCATCAACCACCATGCGGggtgggtcacacacacacatccaaccaGCTATGTGACACGTGATGACTTGACCAGAGATATGAGACTGATTCAAACATAAACATGCAATAATTTAGAATGTCTTGTTCGATCAATGGTGAGAATGCTGGAGAGACTAGAAGCATTGAAATGAATGAATAGGTTATTCCAGTTCAGAGttctggtcccatggtgtgtctGGATTGAATTAATAATTTCCCTCAGCCTCAAATTCATTCCTCTACCACTTGATACATTTCTCAATGCTGATGAAAATAAACACGCACCTTTACAgtcacatacacacccacagtaGTTTTCATTGGAAATAAAAGGTGTGCAGTCTAATTAGCATTGGGACGATATATGATTCTATCGAATATCAGGATGTTTGACATTGCCTAatatgtgaagtccaagatggtagCTATattgtgaagtccaagatggtagCTATattgtgaagtccaagatggtagCTATATcgtgaagtccaagatggtagCTATATcgtgaagtccaagatggtagCTATATCGTAAAGTCCAAGATGGTAGCTATATcgtgaagtccaagatggtagCTATATcgtgaagtccaagatggtagCTATATcgtgaagtccaagatggtagCTATATcgtgaagtccaagatggtagCTATATcgtgaagtccaagatggtagCTATATcgtgaagtccaagatggtagCTATATcgtgaagtccaagatggtagCTATATcgtgaagtccaagatggtagCTATATcgtgaagtccaagatggtagCTATATcgtgaagtccaagatggtagCTATATcgtgaagtccaagatggtagCTATATcgtgaagtccaagatggtagCTATATcgtgaagtccaagatggtagCTATATCGGGATGTGCAAGACTTCTGTATTTGAACTTTAAAAATCGAACGGTGCAGTCTTATAAGTTCGGCTGCAACGATATGTTGAAAATGAAGTCTAAATAAATGAAGACATTTTTTTGCCTTACTATGATTATTTCATGAGAATGTGACTAGAAAATCATATATAAGGACAAAACTTGCAAAGTCTGGAATTATTTAGTCAAAATTGGTggctggttcgattccaggctgtatcacaaccggctgtgatcggaagtcccatagggcggtgcacaatagcccagtgtcgtccgggttgggAGGATTTGTCTGGGGTAGaccgtcattctaaataagaatttgttcttaactgacttgactcattttttattgaacctttatttaactaggcaagtcagttaagaacacattcttatttacaatgacggcctaccagggaacagtgggttaactgcctgttcaggggcagaacgacagacttttaccttgtcagctcggggattcgatccagcaatggCCCAACACTCTATTCACTAGGATTCCTGCTGCCCCAaaagttaaaggttaaataaaaaagagGAAATAAAGTAATAAAGTCCCCAAACGATCATATCGGATATCACAATATTTGGAGTAGCATATCGTAGAAGAGGTCTCCCCAAATATCACCCAACCTTAATTCTAATCACGGTCAACCTTTAGACTTTAGTTTCTTGATGAACAGCCCATTGGCCCTATTACATTGCAGTAGTAGGCTTCAGTTTCTTGATGTACAGCCCATTGGCCTTATTAAAGTACTGTAGACTTTAGCATCTTCAACTAATTCTTATGCCTCTCATATTGTTTTATCAGCTGTTTCAACGAATCATCGAGACTGATAGAGAtattctctcttccctccctttctctcctgctccccactccctccctccctttctcttacCCCCactattccctccctccctctttctcctaccCCCACTATTCCCTCCCTCTATGTCCTGTTATTTCTTGAgttctctcctttatctctggaAGACACGTCAATAAATGAGTCCAGTCAATATAGTTCAGTCTGttctttcatctctctccttcttatcTCTTGTGTTGTCTTTACGATGGTTTGTTTGGCCACCTACGTAACATTCACTGATTGTGTGTGTCATAAACATTGTTTACTTATATTACACAGTAttaatttcctctctcctctcacctttccTCTCTGTATTttccattcctctccctctccacattCTCACCCTTTCTCCATTCTCTTCCATCCACTGTTTCCCTCTTACTTTTCTCTTCATCCTAGTTATGACATGTGCCTTCGGGAGCCTCTCCTCCTCAACTGCTGTTTTCAGCTCTGCCGTGGTGGAGTCAAGCCCATGGATTTGGTCTCTGTGACAACCAGCCCCGCCCCTTCTCAAAATGGCCGCCCGGGTCTTCCCAGAAGGATGTTCTCCTTTCTGTCTGTGGCCTGGGGCTTTGTGTCTGACGTGGACATCGagagtgagaggtgtgtgtgttaaagTTAATGGCGTGGCTGCGGTGCCGAGTTCTCTAGAGTCCCGATAGCTAGCTTCTGCACTTGTGCGGGATTCTCTATTTTACTGCTCCCTCTGCAGACACAGCTTATCAAACACAAGCAGTACACTGAAGGGCAGTTTTTTCCATCATCATTGCAAACATTGGCTAAGCAGGAGGCAGTCAAAGCTACTCAGGCAAATTTCAGTCATTGTCAAATCGTGCACTACTTGCATGATCATTGAGAAGCAAAATTACAGTTGTATGTGATTTGTGGTTTAAATGCAGATTGTTTTTGCCCCAGTACAATGTGTAGACAGTTTCCTACATGTGCTACTGCAATATCCTTAGTTACAAGAGACAAAGTTGTAGCCTACATTAGCATACTAATATactaacatatatatatatattttgtaatttTGGTTCAAATAGCTGCAGGTTTTATATCAATTTGAGGCAGAGATGCAGGCTCTACCATGTCTATCAAAAAGGTTGATAGGAAGGGTTCAGAAGAGGCTGAGTAAAGTGAGAAATGTGAAGGGAGGTGGATGTGTGTAAACTAACACATGGGCAGAACGTGATTCGGTTCTTTAACTCTGGGGAAGAGGCTTCCAGGGTGACGGTCACTCATCCATAAATTAAGTACATGCAATCTTTCACTGTACCTCCTTGATCACTTTTATTCCTAATGAATAAGTAATGTGTTATGTTCTCTGTTGTTGCCCCGGTAACTAAATGCTGTAATGGTGTGATGTTGCAGGTACCGGGGTCTGGGGTCGGCACGGTTCACCCTGGGCACTCTGGTCCGCCTGGCCTCCCTGCGCTCCTATAAGGGCCGTCTGTCCTACCTGCCCCCCTCCATAGTCGCCACATCCCCAGACGCCATCCCTCCGCCCCTGCGCAGACCCCTGTCCCGCAGCATCACTGAGGGCCTGGAGGGCTTCTGCCACACCCCCATCCAACGCACTAGCTCTGACATGGGCCTCAGCGAACAGAGGAGTCTGAGGAAGGTAgacacggagagggagagggagagagagatggagaggcaaagagagagggagaggaggagggagagggccaGGGGAGGGGGAACAGGGGTGGTCAGGGCGAGTAGCTTggcagaggatagagagagagagatggagggtgaggcGGGGAGGTCAGGGACAAGTTCGGAGAGATCTGGGACGAGTTCGGAGTCGAACGAAAGGGAAGATTACAGGATGGGAAGGGAGGATGGGATGACGAGGAACATGGAAGAAACGCCAGATGAGGAAAGAGAAGACGGAACGATGGAGCAGGACTCAGGGGTGATAgaggatatagaggagagagtgaggaatgGGGAAGGTAGCAGCGGCTCAATGGATGGAGTGATGGAAGCGAAGGAGGTTGGAGAGGAGTACGGGGGGGACATGGGGCGAGAGCCCAACGAGGACCCAGAGGGGTGTTACTCGTACCCTGACAACCTCCAGCAGACCAGACTGGCTCTAAGGAAGAACTCTGCCCCTTCCAGCCAGATAGCTAACGCCTTCTTTAGCCAGCCCCTCAGCCAGGAGGCTGACCCCATGTCTGGAGCCTCGTACAGGGCAGAAGAGATGGATCTGAACGAAACATACTTCCAGAAAGAAGCTTACCCACTGGACATCGCCCGGGAGAGAGCCCTCACCATATCCTCTCCCTTCAGACACTCTCCTTTCTCCTTCAAGCCCAAATCTCTGGACCAGAACGCATCCCGCCCCAGACCcctatccctcctccaccacccccacTCCAACTCCCTACCCCCTAAactcccctccctgtccctctccctctctcccacgcccCCTTCCTCCCCGTCCTGCGCCTCCCCTCACTCCTCTTCCTACCTCGTTCCGCGCCCCAACACACCCAACTCTACTTCCCCTTCCCCGTCTCTCCAGTCCCCCTCCTTTACCTTTGACATTGCAGAGCCTGCTGGACCCCTCAAGAACCGCCCCCCCGTCTCACTCCCTTTCAATCCCCCCAGGGATGACCTCCTGCCCCCCTTGGACCAGGCCCTGCCGACCCGGGACTGGGTGACCATCGAGGGGGACTTTGTGCTTGTGCTGGCCATCTACCAGTCCCATCTCGGGGCAGACCTCCACGCCGCCCCCCAAGCCAGGTTTGACGATGGGCTGATCCACCTGACATTTGTGCGGGCAGGGATCTCCAGAGCCACCCTGCTCCGTCTGTTCCTGGCCATGGAGAGGGGGGCACACCTGTCTCTCAGCTCCCCCTATG
The genomic region above belongs to Oncorhynchus mykiss isolate Arlee chromosome 3, USDA_OmykA_1.1, whole genome shotgun sequence and contains:
- the sphk2 gene encoding sphingosine kinase 2, producing MRSPEPPIPSPAEALLHCQFGGWATGSSCNNSCPNSPGGPGGLSSPSPSPSPSAASSYALTLTPSHIHVQRLAPRTGKEARLILPLSELAGCSCPRAPAPPLLVLYWYPPGRRRKGVSRRRQVRVYLAEARVEAERWSTAIQCLLRGVAITADTEIVKRLLPRPRRLLLLVNPFSGRGQAMQWCQTHILPMIREANISYNLIQTERQNHARELIKEISLPQWDGIIIVSGDGLLHEVINGLMERPDWELAIKTPVGILPCGSGNALAGSINHHAGYDMCLREPLLLNCCFQLCRGGVKPMDLVSVTTSPAPSQNGRPGLPRRMFSFLSVAWGFVSDVDIESERYRGLGSARFTLGTLVRLASLRSYKGRLSYLPPSIVATSPDAIPPPLRRPLSRSITEGLEGFCHTPIQRTSSDMGLSEQRSLRKVDTEREREREMERQRERERRRERARGGGTGVVRASSLAEDREREMEGEAGRSGTSSERSGTSSESNEREDYRMGREDGMTRNMEETPDEEREDGTMEQDSGVIEDIEERVRNGEGSSGSMDGVMEAKEVGEEYGGDMGREPNEDPEGCYSYPDNLQQTRLALRKNSAPSSQIANAFFSQPLSQEADPMSGASYRAEEMDLNETYFQKEAYPLDIARERALTISSPFRHSPFSFKPKSLDQNASRPRPLSLLHHPHSNSLPPKLPSLSLSLSPTPPSSPSCASPHSSSYLVPRPNTPNSTSPSPSLQSPSFTFDIAEPAGPLKNRPPVSLPFNPPRDDLLPPLDQALPTRDWVTIEGDFVLVLAIYQSHLGADLHAAPQARFDDGLIHLTFVRAGISRATLLRLFLAMERGAHLSLSSPYVSHVPARAFRLQPLSPRGTLTVDGELVPYGPLQAQIHPSMSRLIVGDSGVKITRF